One Novosphingobium sp. G106 DNA segment encodes these proteins:
- a CDS encoding thioredoxin family protein → MQPRKHFAIALAGCVIFVLSGCDTSKASSLPKGAAQTSSRNPVVVELFQSQGCSSCPPANADLNAIADRRDVLALSFAVTYWDRLGWKDTFASPLFTARQEAYARAGRGEVATPEFIVNGEAAVLGTNRSALDAAIARGFAPAPGPTISANPSSVRIEAAARGAPATVWLVRYDPRTRQVPIRAGENGGRTLPHRNIVRELIRLGDWTGQAATFPLAPQREAGLVSAILVQRGSGGPIVAARKL, encoded by the coding sequence ATGCAGCCGCGCAAACACTTTGCCATCGCCCTGGCCGGCTGCGTCATCTTCGTACTGAGCGGCTGCGACACGTCCAAAGCTTCGTCGCTGCCGAAAGGGGCCGCACAGACATCCAGCCGCAATCCTGTTGTCGTCGAACTGTTCCAGAGCCAGGGCTGCTCGTCCTGTCCTCCGGCAAATGCCGACCTGAATGCCATCGCCGACCGGCGCGATGTGCTCGCTCTGTCCTTCGCGGTCACCTACTGGGACCGGCTCGGCTGGAAGGACACCTTCGCCTCGCCGCTGTTTACCGCGCGGCAAGAGGCCTATGCCCGGGCCGGGCGAGGCGAGGTGGCGACGCCAGAATTCATCGTCAATGGCGAGGCGGCCGTGCTGGGCACCAATCGCTCGGCCCTGGACGCCGCTATTGCGCGCGGCTTCGCGCCAGCTCCAGGTCCTACCATTTCCGCCAACCCGTCGAGCGTTCGTATCGAAGCGGCGGCTCGTGGAGCGCCCGCGACCGTCTGGCTCGTCCGTTACGATCCACGAACGCGGCAAGTTCCCATCCGGGCCGGCGAGAACGGCGGCCGCACGTTGCCCCACCGCAACATCGTCCGCGAGCTCATCAGGCTGGGCGACTGGACGGGTCAAGCAGCCACTTTCCCACTCGCCCCGCAGCGCGAAGCGGGACTGGTCTCGGCCATTCTGGTTCAGCGTGGCAGCGGCGGTCCGATCGTCGCTGCGCGCAAGCTTTGA